From the genome of Segatella hominis, one region includes:
- a CDS encoding TIM-barrel domain-containing protein, with product MLKNLSLIALLGFAVVGVPSELSAKSVKVAGTQKGVAAKSITRQVAQQNVTIEFYSPSIVRILKSDAGVGAPVQKKSYSVVLKPQQMKGVQIQENGDIVKINSSFISVELNQQTGEIRFLSKDGKLLLTDTKTRLEARKDEANKGKYRIEQDFRLADDEAIYGLGQLRDVYMNQRGRQNIVLWNNNTYIAIPYFTSEKGYGLYWDNAGKTYFNDVVAAKNNSNQPSCTSFTSEVGTCADYYFMYKDGTQDGVIASIRELTGQATMFPKWAMGFWQCRERYKTSDELAGVLDKYRELKIPTDAIVQDWQYWGCDSNWNAMKFQNPYYINKVGDPAYAKYLPTDMKQMKAQGEPRLKSPEEMVKYVHKNDAHLMISIWASFGPWTEQYRELKKMNALLPFETWPRNSGVMPYDVFNPKARNLYWKYLTHLYQMGFDAWWTDSTEPDHFEKPGDENYQTFDGSWLGVKNAFPLLHNKSIYEHQRAMKGNTKRSLQMTRSGSFGIQHYGTICWSGDVVASWNEMKNQIPSGLNFSLCGIPFWNTDLGGFFYWEFEQNPKNPALQELQTRWMQWGTFMPLMRNHCSSPMVSELYEFGKQGDWAYDAIIKTIKLRYRLLPYIYSTASDCVQNNGSMMRALVMDYAHDKKASRLNDEYLFGRNILVKPVTDPLYTWKDKEKKGHTIYPDVRKAAAPVNVYLPKGNKWYDFWSNTQYEGGQDIQRLCPIDIMPVFIKAGTILPFGPEVQYSSEKPWDELEIRVYPGADGKFTLYEDEGDNYNYEKGKFSEIKFVWNEADRTLNIAPRKGSYKGMLQHRRFHIVLVGANSGAGDQPMQASKSVEYDGKAVKVQM from the coding sequence ATGCTAAAGAATTTATCTCTCATTGCCCTTTTGGGCTTCGCAGTAGTTGGCGTTCCAAGTGAACTCAGCGCCAAGAGCGTAAAGGTGGCAGGCACCCAGAAAGGTGTGGCTGCCAAGTCTATCACCCGTCAGGTGGCTCAGCAGAATGTAACCATCGAATTCTATTCTCCATCCATCGTCCGCATCTTGAAATCTGATGCTGGTGTTGGTGCTCCTGTTCAGAAGAAAAGCTATTCTGTTGTTTTAAAACCTCAACAGATGAAGGGCGTTCAAATACAGGAAAATGGTGATATTGTAAAAATCAATTCTAGTTTTATTTCCGTTGAACTGAATCAGCAGACTGGCGAAATCCGCTTCCTTTCGAAGGATGGAAAACTGTTGCTTACCGATACGAAGACCCGTCTGGAAGCCCGCAAGGATGAAGCCAACAAGGGCAAGTACCGCATAGAGCAGGACTTCCGTCTTGCTGATGACGAGGCCATCTATGGCCTGGGACAGTTGCGCGATGTTTATATGAATCAGCGTGGCCGTCAGAACATCGTACTCTGGAACAACAATACTTATATCGCCATCCCTTATTTCACCAGCGAGAAAGGCTACGGTCTTTACTGGGACAATGCGGGAAAAACCTATTTCAATGATGTAGTAGCTGCCAAGAATAATAGCAACCAGCCATCATGCACTTCCTTTACCAGCGAAGTGGGAACCTGTGCCGACTACTATTTCATGTACAAGGATGGTACGCAGGATGGAGTCATCGCCAGCATCCGTGAACTGACCGGACAGGCTACGATGTTCCCGAAATGGGCGATGGGCTTCTGGCAATGCCGTGAACGCTATAAGACCAGCGATGAACTGGCTGGCGTATTGGATAAGTATCGCGAACTGAAGATTCCTACCGATGCCATTGTGCAGGACTGGCAGTATTGGGGATGCGACTCCAATTGGAATGCGATGAAGTTCCAGAATCCATATTATATAAATAAGGTCGGCGACCCAGCCTATGCCAAGTATCTTCCTACAGATATGAAGCAGATGAAGGCGCAGGGAGAACCCCGCTTGAAGAGTCCGGAAGAGATGGTGAAGTATGTTCATAAGAACGATGCCCATCTGATGATTTCCATCTGGGCAAGTTTCGGTCCTTGGACAGAGCAGTATCGTGAACTGAAAAAGATGAATGCCCTCCTTCCTTTTGAAACGTGGCCAAGAAACAGTGGCGTGATGCCATACGATGTCTTCAATCCGAAGGCTCGCAACCTCTACTGGAAGTATCTTACTCATCTCTACCAGATGGGATTCGATGCCTGGTGGACCGATTCTACGGAGCCAGACCATTTTGAGAAGCCGGGCGATGAGAACTATCAGACCTTCGATGGTTCATGGTTGGGAGTGAAGAACGCTTTCCCTTTGTTGCACAACAAGAGCATCTACGAGCACCAAAGAGCGATGAAGGGCAACACAAAGCGTTCGCTCCAGATGACCCGAAGCGGCAGTTTCGGTATTCAGCATTATGGCACCATCTGCTGGAGCGGTGATGTGGTGGCTTCCTGGAACGAGATGAAGAATCAGATTCCATCAGGCTTGAATTTCTCCCTCTGTGGTATCCCATTCTGGAACACTGACCTGGGTGGTTTCTTCTACTGGGAGTTTGAACAGAATCCAAAGAACCCTGCCCTTCAGGAACTGCAGACACGATGGATGCAGTGGGGTACCTTCATGCCGTTGATGCGCAACCACTGTTCTTCGCCGATGGTAAGCGAACTGTATGAATTCGGAAAGCAGGGCGACTGGGCTTATGATGCTATAATTAAGACCATCAAGTTGCGCTATCGACTTTTGCCTTATATCTACAGTACGGCTAGCGACTGTGTACAGAATAACGGAAGCATGATGCGTGCCTTGGTGATGGATTATGCCCACGACAAGAAGGCTTCCCGCCTGAACGATGAGTATCTCTTCGGCCGCAACATCCTGGTGAAACCGGTAACCGATCCTTTATACACCTGGAAGGATAAGGAGAAGAAGGGCCATACCATCTATCCTGATGTAAGGAAGGCAGCTGCGCCTGTGAATGTTTACTTGCCAAAGGGTAATAAATGGTATGATTTCTGGAGCAACACCCAGTATGAGGGCGGTCAGGATATCCAGCGCCTTTGTCCTATCGACATCATGCCTGTATTCATCAAGGCAGGTACCATCCTGCCATTCGGTCCTGAAGTGCAGTATAGTTCAGAGAAGCCTTGGGATGAGTTGGAAATTCGTGTCTATCCTGGTGCTGATGGTAAATTTACGCTCTATGAGGATGAGGGCGACAACTACAACTATGAGAAAGGTAAATTCTCGGAAATCAAGTTTGTTTGGAATGAAGCAGACAGAACCCTGAACATCGCACCACGCAAGGGCAGCTATAAGGGAATGCTCCAGCATCGCAGATTCCACATCGTACTGGTGGGTGCCAATAGTGGTGCGGGCGATCAGCCTATGCAGGCAAGCAAGAGTGTGGAATATGACGGAAAGGCTGTAAAGGTACAGATGTAA
- a CDS encoding TlpA family protein disulfide reductase has translation MKRILCVLIAAIWLCTCWAGNGKKPIVWEQPVAESNQLFYDPFQSQLNIYRVEFADDETRVFMHITFPPHYWVKFVKETYLLADGKKYLVKSCDGLKLDEEHYTPSSGKEDVVFHFAPLPKKTRKFDFLEGDGKKNFKIFGIENIDTRIKQLFSSLWRNDATGDWEIGFYEDFAIYDCRYWQYKQKNQKGDKYSFILTDGKSDLAVNIDKPQHGKRTMTINGKKAEYSLITTSTLPDYPQKDETTSLKDTHNKPDTAIVVGWLRNMPKEFWDRGQEYSVQYYDLFYTFKEVSNYSKLDSLGRFEIKVPLINSTEVFMDWKHTYINTVLEPGETYYLLYDFKSGHSIFMGKKCRLQNELLAHPIPMINAEYPGKYENKVPAQEMMQILETRYKEAEGNLRKLIGESASISKCYQDYTARYLLCNYASSILQGAYHVKDHIFPQEYVSQVEKIWKEIPQPYTQFRDYNMLTIDLIGQERRLKYSTPMGRTYGFLSTNSYPELLRKHKALGDIAITDSEIATVEQWAKNLDAITIKQYQTTDAKEQEEIVNAFSNSVLAKRATAILEREDIAKMLKDETPLLEVYYAQHIADSMGCSQQQKDVIISKSLLEMLERLAMPLNSYGLDLTEHGISSEVLREKVLAEHRKYLSLQNKDITVSIKTAPQDMSDGEKLLRHILEPYKGKLVLLDVWGTWCAPCKMALAHSKEEFERLAPYDVVYLYMANNSPEESWKNIIRLNNLVGDNIAHYNLPAAQQRAIENYLNVHSYPSYRLFDKKGNLVDVKVDARQLDNLEKIIKELNR, from the coding sequence ATGAAAAGAATCCTTTGTGTACTTATTGCAGCCATCTGGCTCTGTACTTGCTGGGCAGGGAATGGCAAGAAACCTATTGTCTGGGAACAGCCGGTAGCTGAATCGAATCAGCTATTTTATGATCCTTTTCAATCTCAACTCAACATCTATCGTGTGGAATTCGCAGATGATGAAACACGAGTGTTCATGCACATCACTTTTCCCCCACACTATTGGGTAAAGTTTGTGAAGGAAACCTATCTCCTTGCTGATGGCAAGAAATATCTCGTCAAGAGCTGTGATGGACTGAAACTTGACGAAGAACACTATACGCCTAGCTCAGGCAAGGAGGATGTGGTCTTCCACTTCGCACCGCTCCCCAAGAAGACCCGAAAGTTTGACTTCCTGGAAGGTGACGGCAAGAAGAACTTCAAGATATTTGGCATCGAGAATATCGATACCCGCATCAAACAGCTCTTCTCCTCGCTTTGGCGCAACGATGCGACCGGCGATTGGGAGATAGGATTCTATGAAGATTTCGCCATCTACGACTGCCGTTACTGGCAATACAAGCAGAAGAATCAGAAGGGCGACAAGTACTCTTTCATCCTTACCGATGGCAAGAGCGACCTGGCTGTCAACATCGACAAACCTCAACATGGCAAGCGCACGATGACCATCAACGGCAAGAAAGCCGAATATTCGCTCATTACCACTTCCACCCTTCCGGATTATCCGCAGAAAGATGAGACCACAAGTCTGAAGGATACTCATAACAAGCCCGATACGGCTATTGTTGTGGGATGGCTCAGAAATATGCCTAAGGAATTTTGGGATAGAGGGCAGGAGTATAGTGTGCAGTATTATGACCTCTTTTACACATTCAAGGAAGTGAGCAATTATAGCAAGCTCGATTCTCTTGGCAGATTTGAGATCAAAGTGCCTCTCATCAACTCTACCGAGGTTTTCATGGACTGGAAACATACTTATATCAACACGGTATTGGAGCCAGGTGAGACCTATTATCTGCTCTATGACTTCAAGTCTGGACATTCCATCTTTATGGGCAAAAAATGCCGCTTGCAAAACGAACTGCTGGCCCATCCTATCCCAATGATTAACGCAGAATATCCAGGTAAGTATGAAAATAAGGTTCCAGCCCAGGAGATGATGCAGATTCTTGAAACCAGATATAAGGAGGCTGAAGGGAACTTACGAAAACTGATAGGAGAATCGGCATCTATCTCCAAATGTTATCAGGACTATACTGCCCGATATCTTCTCTGTAATTATGCATCATCAATCTTACAAGGAGCATATCACGTAAAAGACCATATTTTCCCTCAGGAATATGTGAGCCAAGTGGAAAAAATATGGAAGGAGATTCCGCAGCCTTATACTCAGTTTCGTGACTATAATATGCTGACTATTGATCTCATCGGCCAGGAAAGAAGGTTAAAGTACAGTACCCCCATGGGAAGGACCTATGGATTCTTATCCACCAATTCTTATCCGGAACTGTTGAGAAAGCACAAGGCTCTGGGGGATATTGCGATAACCGATTCAGAAATTGCTACGGTGGAACAATGGGCTAAGAATCTGGATGCCATAACTATCAAGCAATATCAGACGACAGATGCCAAGGAGCAGGAGGAAATAGTAAATGCTTTTTCCAACTCAGTCCTTGCCAAGCGTGCTACGGCAATCCTTGAAAGAGAAGATATTGCCAAGATGCTTAAGGATGAGACTCCTCTCCTCGAAGTATATTATGCCCAGCATATAGCTGATAGCATGGGGTGCAGCCAGCAGCAGAAAGATGTCATCATCTCCAAATCCCTTCTTGAGATGTTGGAAAGACTAGCCATGCCACTCAATAGTTATGGACTTGACCTGACTGAACATGGCATCAGTTCTGAAGTTCTCAGGGAAAAAGTATTGGCAGAACACCGAAAGTACCTGTCTTTGCAGAACAAGGATATTACAGTTAGTATCAAGACAGCTCCGCAGGATATGAGCGATGGTGAGAAACTTCTTCGCCATATATTGGAGCCTTATAAGGGAAAGCTTGTATTGCTGGATGTCTGGGGAACCTGGTGTGCCCCTTGCAAGATGGCTCTTGCCCATTCGAAGGAAGAGTTCGAACGGTTGGCGCCATACGATGTGGTGTATCTATACATGGCAAACAACAGTCCTGAAGAGTCATGGAAAAATATCATCAGACTGAATAATCTGGTTGGCGACAATATCGCCCACTATAACTTGCCAGCGGCTCAGCAGCGTGCCATCGAGAACTATCTCAACGTTCACTCTTATCCATCCTATCGCCTCTTCGACAAGAAAGGAAATCTGGTAGATGTGAAAGTGGATGCCCGCCAGCTTGACAATCTGGAGAAAATCATCAAGGAACTGAACAGATAG
- the xyl3A gene encoding xylan 1,4-beta-xylosidase: MNKKVIYAALMFVVTMSSGNASAQQLPYQNPALSAHERAVDLCGRLTLEEKASLMLDDSPAIPRLGIKRFQWWSEALHGVANMGDVTVFPEPIGMAASFNDRMVYRVFDATSDEMRAKWNELQQKGGDVTRFHALSVWTPNVNIFRDPRWGRGQETYGEDPYLTSRMGCAVVRGLQGPEDTKYRKLWACAKHYAIHSGPEWARHTDNITDVTPRDLWETYMPAFKSLVQDAKVREVMCAYQRWDDEPCCGNTRLLQQILRDEWGFKYLVVSDCGAVTDFWENHKVSSNARNAAAKGVLAGTDVECGFNYVYKSVPEAVKYGALTEEEVDKHVIRLLEGRFDLGEMDDNKIVSWSKIPVSVLCSKAHRQLSLDMALQTMTLLQNKNEVLPLDKKVKKIAFIGPNVDNEPMMWGNYNGTPRQTITILDGIKSRLKKNQVVTFKGCDLVNDQTLDSYFDQCSMDGKMGFKGTFWNNREMEGKPVTITQEKNPVQVTTYGQHAFAPNVKLTGFSAKYETVFRPKQNAKVLLDVAACGHYEVYLNGEKKSEKSDWRTAQSRIEFDGEKGKEYKIEIRYAEMPNYNANMKINIGHENPIDYKASLKQLKDCETVVFVGGISPQLEGEEMPIEISGFKGGDRTNIELPKVQRNFLKALKEAGKKVVFVNCSGSAIALTPETESCDAILQAWYPGQEGGEAVARVLFGEYNPAGKLPITFYKNSEQLPDFKDYSMKGRTYRYMNDALFPFGYGLSYTSFRMGDATLSNSILKKGEKITLKVPVSNVGKKDGTEVVQVYVKDPADTEGPLKSLKAFERVEVKAGKTAEAVITLDSRNFELFDAATNTVRAKAGKYEVYYGSSSADKDLKKLDVSIEY, translated from the coding sequence ATGAACAAGAAAGTTATATACGCAGCTTTGATGTTTGTGGTAACTATGTCCTCCGGCAATGCCTCAGCGCAGCAGTTGCCTTATCAGAATCCTGCTCTCTCAGCTCATGAGAGAGCGGTAGATTTATGTGGTCGTCTCACTTTGGAAGAGAAAGCTTCTCTGATGCTGGATGATTCGCCGGCTATCCCACGATTGGGAATCAAGAGATTCCAGTGGTGGAGCGAAGCACTACATGGTGTGGCGAACATGGGAGATGTAACCGTCTTTCCGGAACCTATCGGAATGGCAGCTTCGTTTAACGACAGAATGGTGTATAGAGTCTTTGATGCAACATCTGATGAGATGCGTGCCAAATGGAATGAACTGCAGCAGAAGGGAGGAGATGTAACCCGTTTCCATGCTTTGTCTGTCTGGACTCCAAACGTGAATATCTTCCGTGATCCTCGCTGGGGACGTGGACAGGAAACCTATGGCGAGGATCCTTATCTTACCAGTAGGATGGGATGTGCCGTGGTGCGCGGATTGCAGGGACCTGAAGATACGAAATACCGCAAACTCTGGGCTTGTGCCAAGCACTATGCAATTCATAGCGGACCGGAATGGGCTCGCCATACAGACAATATTACCGATGTTACACCGCGCGACCTTTGGGAAACTTATATGCCTGCCTTCAAATCGCTTGTGCAGGATGCAAAGGTGCGTGAGGTGATGTGTGCCTATCAGCGTTGGGATGATGAACCATGCTGCGGCAACACCCGCCTTTTGCAGCAGATTCTCAGGGATGAGTGGGGATTCAAGTACCTGGTAGTTTCCGACTGTGGTGCTGTTACTGATTTCTGGGAGAATCATAAGGTTTCGAGCAATGCCAGAAATGCAGCAGCTAAGGGTGTATTGGCTGGAACCGATGTAGAATGTGGATTTAATTATGTATATAAATCGGTGCCTGAGGCTGTGAAGTATGGTGCCCTGACTGAAGAAGAAGTTGATAAGCATGTGATTCGTCTGCTCGAAGGTCGTTTCGACTTGGGTGAGATGGATGACAACAAGATAGTATCATGGTCGAAGATTCCTGTATCGGTGCTTTGCAGCAAGGCGCATCGCCAGCTCTCGCTCGATATGGCTCTGCAGACCATGACGCTGCTCCAAAACAAGAATGAGGTATTGCCTCTCGATAAAAAGGTAAAGAAGATTGCTTTCATCGGACCAAATGTGGATAACGAACCGATGATGTGGGGAAACTATAATGGTACTCCACGACAGACAATTACCATCCTGGATGGTATCAAGAGTCGTTTGAAGAAAAATCAGGTCGTCACCTTTAAAGGGTGCGACCTGGTGAACGACCAGACTTTGGATTCTTACTTCGACCAGTGTAGCATGGATGGCAAGATGGGCTTTAAGGGCACTTTCTGGAACAATCGTGAAATGGAAGGTAAGCCTGTTACCATCACCCAGGAAAAGAATCCTGTGCAGGTAACTACCTATGGTCAGCATGCCTTTGCTCCAAACGTGAAGCTCACAGGATTTTCTGCCAAGTATGAAACCGTATTCCGTCCTAAGCAGAACGCCAAGGTATTGCTCGATGTGGCTGCCTGCGGTCATTATGAGGTTTATCTGAATGGTGAGAAAAAGTCAGAGAAGAGCGATTGGCGTACTGCGCAATCTCGTATTGAGTTTGATGGCGAGAAAGGTAAGGAGTATAAGATAGAAATACGATATGCTGAGATGCCTAACTATAATGCCAATATGAAGATCAATATCGGTCATGAGAATCCTATCGACTATAAGGCTTCGCTCAAGCAGTTGAAGGATTGCGAGACCGTTGTCTTCGTAGGTGGTATCTCTCCACAGTTGGAAGGTGAAGAAATGCCTATCGAGATTTCTGGCTTCAAGGGTGGTGACCGCACCAACATCGAATTGCCTAAGGTTCAGCGCAATTTCCTGAAGGCTTTGAAGGAGGCGGGCAAAAAGGTTGTCTTTGTCAACTGTTCGGGTTCGGCTATCGCCTTGACTCCAGAGACAGAGAGTTGCGATGCCATTCTCCAGGCCTGGTATCCTGGTCAGGAAGGTGGAGAGGCTGTGGCTCGTGTACTCTTCGGAGAGTATAATCCTGCCGGCAAGTTGCCTATTACGTTCTATAAGAATTCAGAGCAGTTGCCTGATTTCAAGGATTACAGCATGAAGGGCAGAACCTATCGTTATATGAACGATGCACTCTTCCCATTCGGTTATGGCTTAAGCTACACTTCTTTCCGTATGGGCGATGCTACACTTTCTAACTCTATCCTGAAGAAGGGTGAGAAGATTACGCTGAAGGTGCCGGTAAGCAATGTAGGAAAGAAGGATGGAACCGAGGTGGTGCAGGTGTATGTGAAGGATCCTGCCGATACCGAAGGACCATTGAAGAGCTTGAAGGCTTTCGAGAGAGTGGAGGTGAAGGCTGGAAAGACTGCTGAGGCTGTCATTACGCTGGATAGCAGAAACTTCGAACTCTTCGATGCTGCAACCAATACCGTCCGTGCCAAGGCAGGAAAGTATGAGGTTTATTACGGCAGCAGTTCGGCTGATAAGGACTTGAAGAAACTGGATGTTTCTATTGAATATTAA